A region of Salinibacter sp. 10B DNA encodes the following proteins:
- a CDS encoding PLP-dependent aspartate aminotransferase family protein, with protein sequence MPTLDTRAIHDGEPSPRVEGAVSLPIFQTATYTHEDPSEEVRYIRYNNTPNHEALHGKLASLASTDDALVTASGMAAISSAMLSLLDAGDHLVAPQSLYGGTLDLFDDLLPRFDVGHTFFPEDDAPSTWSRALTDSTTVLYAESITNPLLEVPDLEAMVDFAETHDLITVIDNTFASPANLRPAELGFDVVLHSGTKYLAGHSDLAAGVVAGSSDLLEQIGHTHKLLGGMLDPHACFLLHRSLKTLGVRVRQQNETAHALADALDAHPAIAQVRYPGLSSHPDHSRAEALMNGFGGMVSFTLASDTNVDAFFDGLTLPIRAPSLGGVESLITQPIHTSHASVDPAVRDAMGITERFVRISVGLEDTEDLVEDVTSALQDA encoded by the coding sequence ATGCCCACACTTGACACACGCGCCATTCACGATGGCGAACCGTCTCCACGCGTCGAAGGTGCAGTCTCCCTTCCCATATTTCAGACCGCCACGTACACGCACGAGGATCCGAGTGAGGAGGTCCGCTACATCCGGTACAACAACACGCCGAACCATGAGGCCCTCCACGGAAAACTCGCCTCCCTGGCCTCGACCGACGACGCACTCGTGACGGCGAGCGGGATGGCAGCCATCTCATCAGCGATGCTTTCGCTGCTGGACGCCGGTGATCACCTCGTCGCCCCGCAAAGCCTCTACGGAGGCACCCTCGACCTCTTCGACGATCTCCTCCCCCGGTTTGACGTTGGGCACACCTTCTTTCCCGAAGACGATGCCCCCTCCACCTGGAGCAGGGCCCTCACGGACTCGACAACAGTGCTCTACGCCGAGTCCATCACCAACCCCCTGCTGGAGGTGCCGGACCTCGAAGCAATGGTCGACTTTGCAGAGACCCACGACCTAATCACAGTGATCGACAACACGTTTGCCTCCCCGGCAAACCTGCGGCCCGCCGAACTCGGATTTGACGTGGTCCTCCACTCCGGCACGAAGTATCTGGCGGGCCACTCGGACCTCGCAGCAGGAGTCGTGGCCGGTTCCAGTGACCTCTTAGAGCAAATTGGCCATACGCACAAACTGCTTGGGGGCATGCTGGACCCCCACGCCTGCTTCCTGCTCCACCGCAGCCTTAAAACGCTGGGCGTGCGGGTCCGACAGCAGAACGAGACGGCCCACGCCCTCGCCGACGCTCTCGACGCACATCCCGCGATCGCACAGGTCCGGTACCCCGGCCTTTCCAGCCACCCCGATCACTCTCGTGCCGAAGCGTTGATGAACGGGTTTGGGGGAATGGTGAGCTTCACTCTTGCCTCTGACACGAACGTAGACGCATTCTTTGATGGCCTGACCCTTCCCATCCGTGCCCCGAGTCTCGGGGGCGTGGAAAGTCTCATCACCCAACCCATCCACACCTCCCACGCCAGTGTTGATCCGGCCGTTCGCGACGCAATGGGCATCACCGAGCGCTTTGTTCGTATTTCCGTCGGACTAGAGGACACCGAGGACCTCGTGGAAGACGTCACGTCGGCGCTCCAAGATGCCTGA
- a CDS encoding HAS-barrel domain-containing protein translates to MQQDAPIGEVIESSTRQFVAEVYEEVEVPAFGSWVCVEGEGQNMLFGLVSHVETGSYDSNREAVALGLSSEERAEEMPMVQELLRTTVRAQVLACRDREGHVRQTLPPHPPDIHDFVHRCADEHVRALGAPFDFLRTLVEHPDPAVPVDDLLVAVLRRTYEANGAEHGGREALVTAGRALSRLLDDDHERLQSILRRVL, encoded by the coding sequence ATGCAGCAGGACGCTCCGATCGGCGAAGTGATCGAATCCAGCACGCGCCAATTTGTAGCGGAGGTCTACGAGGAGGTGGAGGTCCCGGCGTTTGGGTCGTGGGTCTGCGTTGAGGGTGAGGGACAAAACATGCTCTTCGGTCTTGTGAGTCACGTCGAGACCGGAAGCTACGATTCGAACCGCGAGGCCGTGGCGCTCGGGCTATCGTCGGAAGAACGAGCCGAAGAGATGCCGATGGTGCAGGAGCTGCTTCGCACCACCGTTCGTGCCCAGGTATTGGCGTGCCGGGATCGGGAGGGGCACGTACGCCAGACCCTTCCTCCGCATCCGCCCGATATTCATGATTTCGTGCATCGGTGTGCCGACGAGCACGTGCGCGCCCTCGGGGCTCCCTTTGACTTTTTGCGCACACTGGTGGAGCACCCCGATCCTGCCGTGCCCGTGGATGACCTGCTGGTGGCCGTGTTACGCCGCACCTACGAGGCAAATGGAGCGGAGCATGGAGGGCGAGAGGCCCTCGTTACGGCCGGGCGTGCGCTCAGCCGTCTGTTGGATGACGACCACGAGCGCCTCCAGTCCATCCTACGACGTGTGTTGTAG
- the mce gene encoding methylmalonyl-CoA epimerase, translating into MPQLEHVGIAIDEVEAVINCFDDLLGTRPYKAETVASQQVRTHFLDAATAKLEFLDALNDDSAVQRFLDRRGEGLHHLAFEVDDADTAMERLRAAGFTLLSDTPQPGADDKRIFFVHPKETHGVLVEFCETTAAEWTADTITHDDGRTVATYERGAEDAPPLVLLHGAAGSIRDEIAPLMRRLESSYHLIGVDLSGHGASSLPPDDTLTMEHFVADVQATLDHYAVPEAHLFGFSLGSAVALRSAHAAPDRVKRLALFAPNHQWDASLAATMKARLRLDERSPEEKRALHAQHKNPERLFSALRDFVDSLPARNDAIADTLSGVRASTLVIGLDEDPLFPIESTLQVHEALPNARLSILPSRRHSLPKGPLPQVASLLHAHLS; encoded by the coding sequence ATGCCCCAACTCGAACACGTTGGCATTGCGATCGACGAGGTCGAAGCTGTAATCAACTGCTTTGATGATCTTCTCGGCACCCGTCCCTACAAAGCCGAGACCGTTGCATCACAGCAGGTGCGCACGCACTTCCTCGATGCCGCGACGGCCAAACTCGAATTCCTCGACGCACTAAACGACGACTCGGCCGTTCAGCGTTTCCTCGACCGTCGCGGAGAGGGACTACACCACCTCGCATTCGAGGTCGACGATGCGGATACCGCCATGGAACGCCTGCGAGCAGCCGGGTTCACGCTGCTCAGCGACACCCCACAACCCGGGGCCGACGACAAGCGCATCTTTTTCGTTCACCCGAAAGAGACCCACGGCGTTCTGGTCGAGTTCTGCGAAACGACCGCCGCAGAGTGGACGGCCGACACGATTACTCACGACGACGGCCGAACTGTCGCTACGTATGAACGAGGCGCTGAAGACGCTCCCCCACTCGTCCTCCTCCACGGCGCTGCTGGAAGCATCCGGGACGAGATTGCCCCTCTCATGCGTCGCCTGGAATCATCGTATCACCTCATTGGCGTCGACCTCAGCGGTCACGGCGCCTCTTCGCTGCCCCCCGATGACACACTAACGATGGAGCATTTTGTGGCGGATGTCCAGGCCACCCTCGATCATTATGCGGTACCTGAAGCTCACCTGTTCGGCTTCTCATTGGGCAGTGCCGTCGCCCTCCGATCTGCCCATGCCGCTCCCGACCGCGTAAAGCGCCTCGCCCTTTTCGCACCAAATCATCAGTGGGACGCGTCCCTCGCAGCCACGATGAAGGCCCGCCTTCGCCTTGATGAACGCTCCCCTGAAGAGAAGAGGGCCCTCCACGCTCAGCACAAAAATCCAGAGCGCCTGTTCTCGGCCCTTCGGGACTTTGTCGACTCCTTGCCCGCCCGCAATGATGCGATTGCGGACACTCTGTCCGGTGTACGGGCCTCCACTCTCGTCATCGGACTCGACGAGGATCCGCTGTTCCCGATCGAGTCGACACTACAGGTGCATGAGGCCCTCCCCAACGCCCGGTTGTCCATTCTTCCAAGCCGCCGCCACAGCCTTCCGAAGGGACCGCTCCCGCAGGTGGCCTCTCTCCTCCATGCCCATTTGTCCTGA
- a CDS encoding DNA double-strand break repair nuclease NurA, translated as MLDISQLRAQLDEFQDYEASVRDRRVEQRRRARAVLASCDEQWPKVQAAVEEAQPRRLVAALQEAPRTTTDAPARPTPITVVATDGSQIYPDRHVDPTFFLLNVSRVGFQYGTQEEPLLDSVPRLRFEDDLRDHIDAVLGSMTTELVSALRDEMELEHLLAAAQEEKIDGRPLVALADGTLIRWMIRGMNNEAAEDALIARYTDYLQSFRAAALPLASYVSMPATTEVVNLLRFMVGELDVASPDAFAVSPSKPSLEGLLDRHVFDSVLAPGQRSATFGSTSHIQRAYPEGSEVCYFYLKVPSTSGTTEMARVEVPRWVADERSLLDRIHATVLRDCEKGDGYPLALSEAHERAVIRASEREAFFRLMERRLRRAGLSPTNSRKRRSKQAPRV; from the coding sequence ATGCTTGATATTTCTCAGCTTCGCGCGCAGCTTGACGAGTTTCAGGACTACGAGGCCTCTGTGCGCGACCGGCGTGTCGAGCAGCGGAGACGGGCCCGCGCGGTCCTTGCGTCCTGTGACGAGCAGTGGCCCAAGGTGCAGGCCGCGGTGGAAGAGGCGCAGCCCCGCCGCCTCGTAGCGGCCCTTCAGGAGGCACCGCGGACGACCACCGATGCGCCGGCGCGTCCCACGCCCATTACCGTTGTGGCTACCGACGGATCGCAGATCTATCCCGATCGTCACGTCGATCCAACCTTCTTTTTGCTGAACGTGAGTCGCGTAGGCTTCCAGTATGGAACGCAGGAAGAGCCGCTGCTCGACTCTGTGCCGCGTCTTCGCTTTGAGGATGATTTGCGTGATCACATCGATGCCGTACTGGGCTCGATGACGACTGAACTTGTTTCGGCGCTCCGCGATGAGATGGAGCTCGAGCATTTGCTTGCCGCGGCACAGGAGGAGAAGATCGACGGGCGGCCTCTCGTAGCGCTTGCGGACGGCACGCTCATTCGCTGGATGATCCGGGGGATGAACAACGAGGCGGCCGAGGACGCGCTGATTGCTCGGTACACCGACTACCTCCAGTCGTTTCGAGCGGCTGCGTTGCCGCTGGCTTCTTACGTGAGTATGCCGGCAACGACGGAAGTGGTAAATCTGCTTCGCTTTATGGTCGGGGAGCTCGACGTGGCCTCCCCGGACGCCTTTGCGGTGTCCCCATCGAAGCCTTCACTGGAAGGACTGCTCGATCGCCACGTTTTTGATTCGGTGCTGGCTCCGGGCCAACGGTCGGCTACTTTTGGATCCACCTCCCACATCCAACGGGCGTATCCGGAAGGATCGGAGGTGTGCTACTTCTATCTGAAGGTGCCGTCCACGTCCGGCACAACCGAGATGGCACGCGTGGAGGTTCCCCGCTGGGTGGCCGATGAGCGATCACTCCTCGATCGGATTCACGCTACGGTGCTTCGCGACTGTGAAAAGGGGGACGGGTATCCGCTGGCCTTGTCGGAGGCACACGAGCGGGCGGTCATTCGGGCGTCGGAACGGGAGGCGTTCTTTCGGCTCATGGAGCGTCGGCTGCGCCGGGCGGGGCTGTCGCCCACCAACTCACGAAAGCGCCGGTCCAAGCAGGCGCCACGTGTATGA
- a CDS encoding endonuclease/exonuclease/phosphatase family protein, with amino-acid sequence MSFGLAIGLLGCRSLTSGDEAGKQLRGIQLPAYVPGTTDSTTIPLRVMSYNIRYNNPEDSVWTERGPRVASMIRFHEPAVVGTQEGQLHQLMDLTEQLGRYQRVGVGRRTGGGGEFSALLYQTARLELLEYDTFWLSDTPQEPGSQGWDAALPRIATWARFRDRITDEVFVLVNTHFDHRGGTARAESARLLQQRISEIKGEAPVVLLGDFNAVPTKEPIQILTAEDARVALQDTRIASETPPHGPESTYNSFGFEVDENARIDYIFTSPSVDVRRQGHLSERWGRTFPSDHLPVVADLVF; translated from the coding sequence ATGAGTTTTGGGCTTGCGATAGGACTCCTCGGGTGCCGCAGTCTTACCTCCGGCGACGAGGCAGGCAAGCAGCTACGGGGGATACAACTGCCGGCCTATGTGCCCGGGACAACGGACTCGACCACGATTCCGCTCCGAGTGATGTCCTACAACATCCGGTACAACAATCCGGAGGACAGTGTCTGGACGGAGCGCGGCCCACGAGTCGCCTCCATGATTCGATTTCACGAGCCGGCGGTGGTAGGGACCCAGGAAGGTCAGCTTCATCAGCTGATGGATCTGACGGAGCAGTTGGGACGCTACCAGCGTGTGGGGGTTGGACGACGGACGGGAGGGGGAGGGGAGTTCAGTGCGCTGCTCTATCAGACCGCTCGACTCGAACTCCTGGAGTACGATACGTTCTGGTTGTCCGACACCCCCCAGGAGCCAGGGAGTCAGGGGTGGGATGCCGCGCTGCCACGCATAGCGACGTGGGCACGCTTCCGAGACCGTATCACCGACGAAGTGTTCGTGCTCGTGAATACCCACTTCGACCATCGAGGGGGAACGGCACGAGCAGAGAGCGCACGTCTGCTTCAGCAGCGCATCTCTGAAATTAAGGGCGAGGCGCCCGTCGTGCTGCTCGGAGACTTCAATGCCGTGCCGACCAAGGAGCCCATTCAAATCCTCACTGCGGAAGACGCGAGGGTCGCTCTTCAGGATACTCGCATTGCCTCAGAAACGCCTCCTCACGGTCCCGAATCGACGTATAATTCCTTTGGGTTCGAGGTCGATGAAAATGCGCGGATCGACTACATCTTCACGAGTCCCTCGGTGGACGTTCGACGACAAGGACACCTCAGTGAACGATGGGGGCGCACATTTCCCTCGGACCATCTGCCCGTCGTGGCTGATCTCGTATTTTAA
- a CDS encoding SIMPL domain-containing protein (The SIMPL domain is named for its presence in mouse protein SIMPL (signalling molecule that associates with mouse pelle-like kinase). Bacterial member BP26, from Brucella, was shown to assemble into a channel-like structure, while YggE from E. coli has been associated with resistance to oxidative stress.) has translation MTVRFHFFFALLCGLLVFPAQAQESEAPTRTVRVSGEATVTAAPDEATVRFGIVTRAETAEAARSRNATAAKNAMNAVRELDIPASKMRMEMLRLQPRREYNPQTKEHEEKGYEARRQVVVEVGDLEQLPTLVTRVVQQGANRLEGIDYGLSERTPLRNEALRKAAQNARDKAALLASTLDVELGQVRQIHEQSFGFNEPSPRVQMQFAAKTATEDAAPQPDAYAAGEIEVNASIQVVFDLQ, from the coding sequence ATGACTGTCCGTTTCCATTTCTTCTTCGCTCTGCTCTGTGGTCTTCTTGTCTTTCCTGCACAGGCCCAGGAGTCTGAGGCTCCGACCCGAACGGTCCGGGTGAGCGGGGAGGCAACAGTCACGGCCGCGCCCGATGAGGCCACTGTGCGCTTCGGGATCGTTACGCGTGCAGAGACCGCAGAAGCGGCCCGTTCCCGGAACGCAACGGCCGCAAAAAATGCCATGAACGCAGTTCGCGAACTGGACATTCCGGCGTCCAAGATGCGGATGGAGATGTTGCGACTGCAGCCGCGCCGTGAGTACAATCCCCAGACCAAAGAGCATGAGGAGAAGGGCTACGAAGCGCGCCGACAAGTGGTGGTGGAGGTCGGCGACCTAGAGCAGTTGCCGACATTGGTAACGCGTGTCGTGCAGCAGGGTGCCAACCGGCTCGAAGGCATTGACTACGGGTTGAGCGAGCGCACGCCTCTCCGCAATGAGGCCCTTCGCAAGGCGGCCCAAAATGCCCGTGACAAAGCAGCATTATTGGCGTCCACGCTCGATGTTGAACTGGGACAGGTGCGACAGATCCACGAGCAGTCGTTTGGGTTCAACGAGCCCTCACCCCGCGTCCAGATGCAGTTTGCGGCCAAGACGGCGACGGAGGATGCCGCCCCGCAGCCGGACGCCTACGCGGCGGGAGAGATTGAAGTCAATGCCAGTATCCAGGTCGTCTTTGATCTTCAGTAA
- the mdh gene encoding malate dehydrogenase, producing the protein MQKVTVIGAGNVGATVADCVAQKDMVHEVVMVDIKEGMPQGKGLDMMESSPVHGFDTTVTGTNDYGPTEDSDVCIITAGLPRSPGMSRDDLLAKNTEIVGGVTEQFVDGSPDSTIIVVANPLDVMTYVAYEASGFPSNRVMGMAGVLDTARYRSFIAQELDVSVRDIQALLMGGHGDTMVPLPRYTTIGGIPLTQWLDDDTITDIVERTKGGGGEIVDLMGTSAWYAPGAAAAEMTEAIIKDNNRILPAAAYCDGEYGLEDLFIGVPVKLGANGVEDIIEVELTDEEKDQLDTSAEHVHSNLDDLQRLRDAGEIG; encoded by the coding sequence ATGCAAAAAGTAACCGTTATCGGGGCCGGCAACGTCGGCGCCACCGTTGCAGACTGTGTCGCTCAGAAGGACATGGTCCACGAAGTCGTTATGGTCGACATCAAAGAAGGCATGCCGCAGGGCAAAGGCCTCGACATGATGGAGTCGAGTCCGGTCCACGGCTTCGACACGACCGTGACGGGCACGAACGACTATGGCCCCACCGAAGACTCCGACGTCTGCATCATCACCGCCGGCCTGCCCCGCAGTCCGGGCATGAGCCGCGACGACCTCCTGGCCAAGAACACGGAGATCGTGGGCGGCGTCACGGAGCAGTTTGTGGACGGCAGCCCGGACAGCACAATTATTGTGGTGGCCAACCCGCTCGACGTGATGACCTACGTCGCCTACGAGGCCAGCGGCTTCCCGTCGAACCGTGTGATGGGCATGGCCGGCGTGCTCGATACCGCTCGCTACCGTTCCTTTATCGCACAGGAGCTCGACGTGTCGGTCCGCGACATCCAGGCGCTCCTCATGGGCGGCCACGGCGACACGATGGTGCCCCTGCCCCGCTACACCACCATCGGCGGCATTCCACTCACGCAGTGGCTTGACGACGACACCATCACCGACATCGTGGAGCGCACGAAGGGCGGCGGTGGCGAAATCGTCGACCTGATGGGCACCTCTGCCTGGTACGCTCCTGGCGCGGCAGCAGCCGAAATGACGGAAGCCATCATCAAGGACAATAATCGGATCCTTCCGGCCGCGGCCTACTGCGACGGCGAGTATGGTCTCGAAGACCTCTTTATTGGCGTGCCCGTGAAGCTGGGTGCAAATGGTGTAGAGGACATTATCGAGGTGGAGCTGACGGACGAAGAGAAAGATCAGCTCGACACCTCTGCCGAGCACGTGCACAGCAACCTCGACGACCTGCAGCGCCTGCGTGACGCTGGGGAAATCGGCTAA
- a CDS encoding cation diffusion facilitator family transporter: MATEHSHTNPSRAETQRARRWAMGLSLAVSVVMLGGKITATLLTGSTAILSDAAESVIHLFATGFAGFSLWYAATPPDPDHPYGHGKIAYFASAVEGTLILLAALGIGGMAVRDLLTGVELRRLDLGLYLIGGLTAINLALGWYLIRTGRRTNSLVLVSNGQHVMTDMWTSLGVIVGVGLVWLTGIRWLDPAVGLLVASNILWTATSLLRRSVYGLMDEADPDATQALLDELTEAKADGTIAEYHQVRHRRSGEQVWVEYHLMFPGDMSIREAHARSHEVEDRVDALFPDDAVHVTAHLEPQRHDDAHPDGHREPADPLRGVFYE, translated from the coding sequence ATGGCCACTGAGCACTCGCATACAAATCCCTCCCGGGCCGAAACGCAGCGCGCGCGTCGTTGGGCCATGGGGCTTAGTTTAGCGGTATCGGTTGTGATGCTTGGGGGCAAGATCACCGCTACGCTCCTCACGGGGAGTACGGCAATTTTGTCCGACGCCGCGGAGTCCGTCATCCACCTGTTTGCTACCGGCTTTGCGGGATTCAGTCTCTGGTATGCCGCCACGCCTCCAGATCCAGATCATCCCTACGGGCACGGCAAGATCGCGTACTTTGCGTCTGCCGTCGAAGGCACCCTGATTCTTCTAGCAGCCCTGGGCATTGGGGGAATGGCCGTCCGTGACCTTCTGACGGGGGTTGAGCTGCGGCGGTTGGATTTGGGGCTTTATTTGATCGGTGGGCTCACCGCCATTAACCTGGCGCTTGGCTGGTATCTCATACGCACGGGACGGCGAACCAACAGCCTAGTGCTCGTCTCCAACGGCCAGCACGTGATGACGGACATGTGGACGAGTCTCGGCGTGATCGTCGGCGTAGGGCTCGTGTGGCTTACAGGCATTCGCTGGCTCGACCCGGCGGTTGGGCTGCTGGTGGCCAGCAATATTCTCTGGACGGCCACGAGTCTCCTCCGCCGTTCCGTCTATGGGCTCATGGACGAAGCCGATCCCGACGCCACCCAGGCACTGCTGGACGAGCTGACCGAGGCGAAAGCCGACGGCACGATTGCCGAATACCACCAAGTGCGCCATCGCCGCTCCGGCGAGCAGGTGTGGGTAGAATACCACCTCATGTTTCCCGGGGACATGTCCATCCGCGAGGCCCACGCTCGGTCCCACGAGGTAGAAGACCGTGTGGACGCCTTATTCCCGGACGACGCCGTGCACGTCACGGCTCACTTGGAGCCGCAACGGCACGACGATGCACATCCGGACGGCCATAGAGAACCGGCCGATCCGCTCCGAGGGGTGTTCTATGAGTAG